A stretch of Christensenellaceae bacterium DNA encodes these proteins:
- the acoB_2 gene encoding TPP-dependent acetoin dehydrogenase complex, E1 protein subunit beta, whose protein sequence is MSTITYVQAVSDALKEELRRDEKVFLLGEDMGVYGGCFGVTRGFLDEFGPDRIMDTPISEGGFTGIAVGAAMAGYRPVVEYMFSDFVTCAMDLICNQAAKQRFMLGGQVKIPLVIRTPEGSGTGAAAQHSQSLEAWFCHVPGLKVVCPATPYDVKGLLKAAIREDNPIIFYEHKLLYGTKGEVPEEEYVLPIGKADVKREGKDITIISYSMTLLKALKAAEMLEADGIDAEVVDLRTVSPLDVETIVASAKKTGRVLVTHEGVQKFGVGAEVSSIINDSEAFFYLDRPVRRFGGADDIPIPYSPQLEAMVVPQAETIYEKAKELLK, encoded by the coding sequence ATGAGTACAATTACTTATGTGCAGGCGGTTTCAGACGCCTTAAAAGAAGAACTGAGAAGAGACGAAAAGGTCTTTTTACTGGGAGAGGACATGGGCGTATACGGCGGATGTTTCGGCGTGACGCGCGGTTTTTTGGATGAATTCGGTCCGGACAGGATCATGGATACGCCGATTTCCGAAGGCGGTTTCACAGGGATCGCGGTAGGCGCGGCTATGGCGGGTTACCGTCCGGTTGTGGAATACATGTTCTCCGACTTTGTGACATGCGCGATGGACCTGATTTGCAACCAGGCTGCAAAGCAGCGTTTCATGCTGGGCGGACAGGTCAAGATCCCGCTTGTCATCCGTACTCCCGAGGGAAGCGGCACAGGAGCGGCCGCGCAGCATTCGCAGAGCCTGGAAGCATGGTTCTGCCATGTGCCGGGTTTAAAGGTCGTGTGCCCGGCAACGCCGTACGACGTAAAAGGTCTTTTGAAAGCGGCGATCCGCGAGGATAACCCGATCATATTTTATGAACATAAGCTCCTTTACGGTACGAAAGGCGAGGTTCCGGAAGAAGAATACGTACTGCCCATCGGCAAAGCGGATGTGAAGCGCGAGGGCAAGGATATTACGATTATCAGCTATTCCATGACGCTCTTAAAAGCGCTCAAGGCCGCGGAAATGCTTGAAGCAGACGGTATTGACGCGGAGGTCGTTGACCTACGTACGGTATCGCCGCTCGATGTGGAAACGATCGTTGCTTCGGCGAAAAAGACAGGACGCGTACTCGTGACGCACGAAGGCGTGCAGAAGTTCGGCGTGGGCGCGGAAGTATCCTCCATTATCAATGACAGCGAAGCATTCTTCTATCTTGACAGGCCGGTGAGACGGTTCGGCGGCGCGGACGATATTCCGATCCCGTACTCCCCGCAGCTTGAGGCTATGGTGGTTCCGCAGGCGGAAACGATTTACGAAAAAGCAAAAGAATTGCTGAAATAG
- a CDS encoding hypothetical protein (possible pseudo due to internal stop codon), translating into MTKVMSTPAAKRVAGERKIDLAKVKGTGIGGYVQLSDVLSFKGGRATFLARAMADYLGLDIDAVPAEGDMVRKADVLAYKALMGEDKIIPLNGMRKTIARQMKASLDTAAQYTIMGEADCSKLKPLMKQYTADCLEKTGVKPTFSDLFIKAAAMALKMNPMLNSSFMEDHVLLKGNINIGLAVSLGEDGLIVPNLKNAHMMSLYEITKMREDLVTRARAGKLTPDEYSGGTFSISNYGRTPVQYFTPIINVPESAIIGIGNMTNKPVAVGSDIGIRPMLGLSLTLDHRHIDGTTGEKFLKDFRDIIENPDQLLDESNLSK; encoded by the coding sequence ATGACAAAAGTGATGTCCACACCCGCTGCGAAGCGCGTAGCGGGAGAACGAAAAATTGACCTTGCAAAGGTCAAGGGAACTGGCATCGGCGGCTACGTGCAGCTTAGCGACGTTCTTTCTTTCAAGGGCGGCAGGGCGACGTTTTTGGCCCGCGCGATGGCGGATTATTTAGGGCTTGATATTGATGCGGTACCGGCCGAGGGCGACATGGTCCGCAAGGCGGACGTACTCGCATATAAGGCTCTGATGGGCGAGGATAAGATCATACCGCTGAACGGTATGAGAAAAACGATCGCGAGACAGATGAAAGCGAGTCTTGATACGGCGGCGCAGTACACGATCATGGGCGAAGCGGATTGTTCCAAGCTAAAGCCGCTTATGAAGCAGTACACGGCGGACTGCTTGGAGAAAACAGGCGTAAAGCCGACGTTCTCCGATCTCTTTATCAAGGCGGCGGCGATGGCGCTCAAGATGAATCCTATGCTGAATTCGTCTTTTATGGAAGACCATGTGCTTTTGAAAGGAAATATCAACATTGGCCTTGCGGTATCGCTGGGCGAGGACGGACTGATTGTACCAAACCTGAAAAACGCGCACATGATGTCTCTTTATGAAATTACGAAAATGCGCGAAGACCTGGTGACGCGCGCAAGGGCCGGCAAGCTTACGCCCGACGAATATTCCGGAGGTACGTTCTCCATTTCTAATTACGGGCGCACGCCGGTGCAGTATTTCACGCCGATTATCAACGTACCGGAAAGCGCGATCATCGGTATCGGCAATATGACGAACAAACCGGTGGCGGTTGGCAGCGACATTGGTATCCGCCCGATGCTGGGATTGAGCTTAACGCTTGACCACAGGCACATCGACGGCACGACAGGCGAAAAATTCTTGAAAGATTTCCGCGACATTATTGAAAATCCGGATCAGTTGCTTGACGAAAGCAACCTTAGCAAGTAG
- the acoL_3 gene encoding dihydrolipoyl dehydrogenase: MGNFITMPKLGMTMTEGKIIKWLVDEGATVEKGDYIFEVETDKTSLEVDVLYSGKILKIYYGAGETAPVNEPVAFIGEEGEEIPEVDKSAAAAAAAPAETPAAPAAAAPAAPAKKEVMKEKAQRPEGNFDYDLIVVGAGPGGYVAAIRAAQLGAKVAIVEKDTVGGTCLNRGCIPTKAYYASAKHWKDIQNAEEFGISVSGSSFDWKKILDRKNKIVKQLTNGVGGLLAKNKVELIQGEAVIEKANEVKVGGKTYTCAFTLLATGAKPASVIKTDARLLNTDQILDIDKLPESIVIIGGGVIGCEMACIFNAFGVKTTVVELMDQILPMTDDEVAATLSEHMKKSGINLLTGTTCDEIKEENGKYTIKLSNGQTMECEMMLEAVGRSAEGSGFEKLDVKRTPKGCVEVDELMRTSVPYIYAIGDINGKFQLAHAASEQGILAVEHMFGGIESADEQAIPSCIFTDLEIAFVGLSEKQAKEQGIPVKTYKFPYAANGKALTLGETEGFVKVIADERWGEILGVHIIGAEASSMIEEAVMAMRCEATAEAAGSTIHAHPTLSETLMEAFLGASRGAIHM, encoded by the coding sequence ATGGGTAATTTTATTACGATGCCTAAGCTCGGGATGACGATGACTGAGGGCAAGATCATAAAATGGTTGGTAGACGAAGGCGCGACGGTAGAAAAAGGCGACTACATCTTTGAGGTAGAGACGGACAAAACTTCCTTGGAAGTAGACGTACTTTATTCCGGTAAGATTTTGAAGATTTATTACGGCGCGGGGGAAACGGCTCCGGTAAACGAACCGGTCGCGTTCATAGGCGAAGAGGGCGAGGAAATTCCTGAAGTGGATAAATCGGCTGCGGCTGCTGCAGCAGCTCCGGCAGAAACACCGGCAGCTCCGGCGGCTGCTGCCCCGGCGGCACCGGCGAAAAAAGAAGTTATGAAAGAAAAAGCACAACGTCCGGAGGGCAATTTTGATTACGACCTGATCGTCGTGGGCGCAGGCCCCGGCGGATATGTGGCGGCCATCCGCGCGGCGCAGCTTGGCGCGAAAGTCGCGATTGTGGAAAAAGATACGGTAGGCGGTACGTGCTTAAACCGCGGATGTATTCCCACAAAGGCATATTACGCGAGCGCGAAGCACTGGAAAGATATTCAGAACGCGGAAGAGTTCGGCATTTCAGTAAGCGGCAGCTCGTTTGACTGGAAGAAGATTCTGGACCGCAAGAACAAGATTGTAAAGCAACTGACGAACGGCGTTGGCGGCCTGCTTGCCAAGAATAAAGTAGAACTCATCCAGGGCGAAGCGGTGATTGAGAAAGCGAATGAAGTAAAGGTAGGCGGTAAGACGTATACATGCGCGTTCACGCTGCTCGCGACGGGCGCGAAACCGGCTTCCGTGATTAAGACGGACGCGAGGCTCCTCAATACGGACCAGATCCTTGACATCGATAAGTTGCCGGAATCTATCGTGATTATCGGCGGCGGCGTGATCGGCTGCGAAATGGCGTGTATCTTCAACGCGTTCGGCGTGAAGACGACGGTTGTGGAGCTGATGGATCAGATTTTGCCGATGACGGACGACGAGGTGGCGGCTACGCTGTCAGAGCACATGAAGAAGAGCGGTATCAATCTTCTGACGGGCACGACATGTGACGAAATCAAAGAAGAAAACGGCAAATATACGATCAAGCTGTCAAACGGGCAGACGATGGAATGCGAAATGATGCTCGAGGCAGTCGGCCGCAGCGCGGAAGGCAGTGGTTTTGAAAAACTGGATGTAAAACGTACGCCCAAGGGCTGCGTGGAAGTGGACGAGCTGATGCGCACGAGCGTTCCGTACATCTACGCGATCGGCGACATCAATGGGAAGTTCCAGCTCGCGCACGCGGCTTCAGAGCAGGGTATATTGGCGGTAGAGCATATGTTCGGCGGCATTGAATCCGCAGACGAGCAGGCGATCCCATCGTGTATCTTCACCGATCTTGAGATCGCGTTCGTCGGCCTTAGCGAAAAGCAGGCGAAAGAACAGGGTATTCCTGTAAAGACTTATAAATTCCCGTATGCGGCGAACGGCAAGGCTTTGACGCTCGGCGAAACGGAGGGATTTGTGAAAGTGATCGCAGACGAGCGCTGGGGTGAAATCCTGGGCGTGCACATCATCGGCGCGGAAGCTTCGAGCATGATCGAAGAGGCCGTGATGGCGATGCGCTGCGAAGCGACGGCGGAGGCGGCTGGAAGCACGATCCACGCGCATCCTACGCTTAGCGAGACATTGATGGAAGCGTTCCTCGGCGCGAGCCGTGGCGCGATCCACATGTAA
- the trxA gene encoding thioredoxin, protein MSIKHITEGQFDAEVMQDKNMVLVDFYADWCGPCKMLAPILEEIDGQIPNLKIVKVNVDEAQNLAKEYGVMSIPTVYLFDGGAKMGRFVGVKSKEEIIDFIENA, encoded by the coding sequence ATGAGTATCAAACATATCACTGAAGGACAGTTCGACGCCGAGGTTATGCAGGACAAGAATATGGTGCTGGTCGATTTTTATGCAGACTGGTGCGGCCCGTGTAAAATGCTTGCGCCGATCCTGGAAGAAATCGACGGGCAGATCCCGAATCTGAAAATTGTCAAGGTCAACGTTGACGAAGCGCAGAACCTTGCCAAGGAATACGGCGTTATGTCTATCCCGACCGTTTATCTTTTTGACGGCGGCGCAAAAATGGGCCGGTTCGTCGGCGTGAAGTCCAAAGAAGAAATCATAGATTTCATAGAAAACGCATAA
- a CDS encoding iron export ABC transporter permease subunit FetB: MDSVVITIWQLIAAYIFVILLLILFKIRGIDKKKQVVVSTLRMTLQLVLAGYLLTLAFNNPSWWLTLAIFAGMLVFAVLTVTYRAPKELRPVVRRPVAIAIVGGASCVMVYFLALVIGVKPWYETRYFVSIAGMVLGNSMTGVALSMNTLITEFKQNRGHIEQALMLGASPRRATRDSINNAFTNAILPTLTSMLTMGVVTLPGMMTGQILAGTPPELAVRYQIGVMLAILGSVAICVLIFLTMAARCFLKREFSGVEV, from the coding sequence ATGGATTCGGTAGTCATCACCATCTGGCAGCTTATCGCCGCTTATATTTTCGTCATTCTGTTGCTGATCCTGTTCAAAATCCGAGGGATCGACAAAAAAAAGCAGGTCGTGGTATCCACGCTGCGCATGACGTTGCAACTGGTGCTTGCGGGCTATCTTCTGACTCTTGCGTTCAACAACCCAAGCTGGTGGCTGACGCTGGCTATCTTCGCCGGCATGCTCGTATTTGCGGTCCTGACCGTTACCTACCGCGCTCCCAAAGAGCTTCGCCCTGTCGTAAGACGGCCGGTGGCAATCGCGATCGTCGGCGGCGCCTCATGCGTCATGGTCTATTTCCTGGCGCTGGTCATCGGCGTTAAGCCGTGGTACGAAACGCGTTATTTTGTCAGCATCGCGGGTATGGTGCTGGGCAATTCCATGACGGGCGTCGCCCTTTCCATGAATACGCTGATCACGGAATTCAAGCAGAACCGAGGCCACATTGAGCAGGCGCTCATGCTGGGCGCAAGCCCCCGCCGCGCCACCAGGGATAGCATCAATAACGCCTTTACCAACGCTATTCTGCCCACGCTGACGTCCATGCTCACGATGGGCGTCGTCACCTTGCCCGGTATGATGACAGGACAAATCCTCGCCGGTACGCCGCCCGAGCTCGCCGTGCGTTACCAAATCGGCGTGATGCTTGCTATTTTGGGCAGCGTCGCCATCTGCGTCCTCATCTTTCTTACTATGGCGGCGCGTTGTTTTTTGAAGCGCGAATTTAGCGGCGTAGAGGTTTAA
- a CDS encoding ABC transporter ATP-binding protein has protein sequence MYRIKNLIYRDILHIGDLRFSEGQSTAVTGTSGAGKTTLLKLLDGLYMPDGGQIFYGGSNIRTLKNLRRRVSMAAQSPVLYEGDVGSNLRIAFDFAEKDLPDDSFFQEILECVQLNVPLDHETKMLSGGEQSRLCLARALALQSETYLIDEPTSALDEYTQLAVMRNILSFTRKLKSTVLLVTHSPESAELCDRHLKLHKGGGFTWIR, from the coding sequence ATGTACCGGATAAAGAACCTAATTTACCGCGACATCCTGCATATCGGGGATCTGCGATTTTCCGAAGGACAGTCAACCGCGGTTACCGGTACTTCAGGCGCGGGTAAAACGACGCTTCTAAAACTGCTGGACGGTCTTTATATGCCCGACGGCGGACAGATTTTTTACGGCGGGTCAAATATCCGCACGCTTAAGAACCTGCGGCGGCGCGTGAGCATGGCCGCCCAGTCTCCGGTACTCTATGAGGGAGACGTTGGCAGCAACCTCAGGATCGCTTTTGATTTTGCCGAAAAAGACCTGCCGGACGATTCCTTTTTTCAGGAAATCCTGGAATGCGTGCAGCTTAACGTCCCGCTTGACCATGAGACTAAAATGTTATCCGGCGGGGAACAATCGCGGTTATGCCTTGCACGCGCGCTTGCCCTGCAAAGCGAGACCTACCTCATCGACGAGCCTACCAGCGCGCTTGATGAATATACGCAGCTTGCCGTTATGCGAAATATCCTGAGCTTCACCCGCAAGCTGAAAAGCACGGTCTTATTGGTTACGCATTCGCCTGAAAGCGCGGAGCTGTGCGACCGCCATTTAAAGCTGCACAAAGGGGGCGGATTCACATGGATTCGGTAG
- a CDS encoding membrane protein, with translation MENFWEPLINSLMAFTWRDAVDIIIVAIILYWVIKLLAKTRAIRVLIGLGIILILARIFVVLDLKTASWLFDAILTAGAVLIVILFQPEIRRALETLGRGKIFNFASKAQVDIQKAEHIIEEISRAVLNMSKQKVGAILVFERKTGLGDVMESGTVLEADISSELIENIFYPNTPLHDGAMILRGEKILAAGCFLPLSDNKQIAQELGTRHRASLGISEVSDAYVLVVSEEKGIISFVYDGVLKRYIDAKMLKDILSELYMPETDEKTPKKLTASKFKRKVGDDE, from the coding sequence TTGGAAAATTTCTGGGAACCGCTTATCAATAGCCTGATGGCCTTTACATGGCGCGACGCGGTGGATATTATCATCGTGGCGATTATTTTGTATTGGGTGATTAAGCTGCTTGCGAAAACGCGGGCCATAAGGGTGCTGATCGGCCTGGGGATTATCCTGATCCTGGCGCGCATATTTGTGGTGCTCGATCTAAAGACCGCTTCGTGGCTGTTTGACGCGATATTGACGGCGGGCGCCGTGCTGATCGTGATATTGTTCCAGCCGGAGATCCGGCGGGCGCTCGAGACGCTGGGGCGCGGCAAGATTTTTAATTTTGCAAGTAAGGCGCAGGTGGATATTCAAAAGGCGGAGCATATCATCGAGGAGATTTCGCGCGCGGTGCTCAACATGTCCAAGCAAAAGGTAGGCGCGATCCTCGTATTCGAACGTAAAACGGGCCTCGGGGATGTGATGGAATCCGGCACGGTGCTCGAGGCCGACATCTCGAGCGAGCTGATTGAAAATATTTTTTACCCGAACACGCCGCTCCACGACGGCGCGATGATTTTGCGCGGAGAGAAGATCCTGGCGGCGGGATGTTTTTTGCCGCTTTCAGACAATAAGCAGATCGCGCAGGAATTAGGCACGCGCCATCGGGCCTCGCTCGGTATTTCCGAGGTGTCGGACGCGTATGTGCTGGTGGTGTCTGAGGAAAAGGGAATCATCTCCTTTGTATATGACGGCGTTTTAAAGCGTTATATTGACGCGAAGATGCTCAAGGATATTTTATCCGAGCTTTATATGCCGGAAACGGACGAAAAAACGCCCAAGAAGCTTACCGCTTCCAAGTTCAAACGGAAGGTGGGCGACGACGAATGA